One Streptomyces sp. B21-105 genomic region harbors:
- a CDS encoding ISAs1 family transposase encodes MPAHPSSRMPSCLQQLGDASGPAPLKTVADLRNYLATVPDPRARRGIRHPWTALLTAAAAAVLAGAASITAIGEWVADAPQRVLALLGFRPDPLTGLIRPPHATTIRLVLAAADGDALDRAIGHFLQERKAPASGRKIIAVDGKTLRGSRTAKQPAVALIAAMTHSGQVLAQRQIDGKSNEIPAFAPLLDSIDLTGAVITADALHTQHDHATYLHKRGAHYLAVVKRNHPALHESVRRLPWRDVRLDHYERGRAHHRDEIRRLKTATFAHLDYPHARQALQVVRWRRDLGTGKLTIERIYLVTSLPPGAATGSELATWIRGHWRIENQLHHVRDRTFHEDASKTRTRRLPRVMAGLRNLAIGIHRQDGHTNIAAALRRTARDHLRPLTALGLA; translated from the coding sequence ATGCCTGCGCACCCATCTTCCCGCATGCCGTCATGTCTCCAGCAACTGGGGGACGCCTCCGGGCCTGCCCCGCTGAAAACGGTCGCTGACCTGCGGAATTATCTAGCCACGGTGCCTGACCCACGGGCCCGTCGAGGTATCCGTCACCCATGGACGGCCCTGCTCACCGCTGCGGCTGCCGCCGTTCTGGCCGGCGCTGCCTCGATCACAGCGATCGGCGAGTGGGTCGCCGACGCCCCGCAGCGCGTCCTGGCCCTGCTCGGGTTCCGGCCCGATCCGCTGACCGGCCTGATCCGCCCGCCCCATGCCACGACCATCCGCCTCGTCCTGGCCGCCGCGGACGGTGACGCACTGGACCGCGCCATCGGACACTTCCTCCAGGAACGCAAGGCCCCAGCCTCGGGACGGAAGATCATCGCCGTCGACGGCAAGACTCTCCGCGGTTCCCGCACCGCGAAACAGCCGGCCGTCGCCCTGATCGCAGCGATGACGCACAGCGGCCAGGTCCTCGCCCAACGACAGATCGACGGGAAGAGCAACGAGATCCCGGCCTTCGCTCCACTCCTGGACAGCATCGATCTGACCGGCGCCGTCATCACCGCCGACGCCCTGCACACCCAGCACGACCACGCCACCTACCTGCACAAACGCGGAGCCCACTACCTCGCCGTGGTGAAAAGGAACCACCCCGCTCTCCACGAGAGCGTCCGGCGCCTGCCCTGGCGCGACGTCCGCCTGGACCACTACGAACGCGGACGGGCCCACCACCGCGACGAGATCCGCCGTCTGAAGACCGCCACGTTCGCCCACCTCGACTACCCCCATGCCCGCCAGGCCCTCCAAGTCGTGCGCTGGAGACGCGATCTGGGCACGGGCAAGCTGACGATCGAACGGATCTACCTGGTCACGAGCCTGCCACCCGGCGCGGCCACGGGCAGCGAACTCGCCACCTGGATCCGTGGCCACTGGCGCATCGAGAACCAGCTCCACCATGTCCGCGACCGCACCTTCCACGAGGACGCCTCGAAGACCCGCACCCGCCGCCTGCCCCGCGTCATGGCCGGCCTGCGCAACCTCGCCATCGGTATCCACCGCCAGGACGGACACACCAACATCGCAGCCGCCCTCCGCCGCACCGCCCGTGACCACCTACGGCCCCTCACCGCCCTCGGGCTGGCATGA
- the istA gene encoding IS21 family transposase, which yields MSLSEIARETGLDRKTVRKYLAGPATPPRRSASGQLVPRKIDEFAPLVDAMLRAEILMKASVIHERLAAGYGFTGNYQRVKLYVQQARPRVAEELGITPKELAGLHRRFEVVPGAQAQVDWGDEGKILAHMGIPKVYSFHMVLSYSRDPFCCFTTGQDLQTFFDCHRRAFAHFGGVPMTIVYDRTKTVVRRHVAPGEAVPLHPEAVGFAGHYDFDIDVLAAYRPTGKGRVERQVLIVRDHVLSGRAFSSLGEMDSAFAAWVPRRRDQIHKTHREVIGIRAARDHAALKPLPPTPYLVAERHLRPVGKDCLVAFAGNLYSVPARRVRPRQLVEIRATKSQVMLHSTVADASGETLLSTHPRAVGRGAVVKDDEHWDGLPTGKNRRTTTGDVTPPVRREPPAGGQVGPLQTLLNRAAAARVEVGRRPLSVYDELTGTRPFTTNSPTKESS from the coding sequence ATGAGCCTGTCGGAGATCGCCCGGGAGACGGGGCTGGACCGAAAGACGGTCCGCAAGTACCTCGCAGGTCCGGCGACTCCGCCGCGTCGCTCGGCCAGTGGCCAGTTGGTGCCCAGGAAGATCGATGAGTTCGCGCCGCTGGTCGATGCGATGTTGCGGGCCGAGATCCTGATGAAGGCGTCAGTGATCCACGAGCGGCTGGCTGCGGGGTACGGGTTCACCGGCAACTACCAGCGCGTCAAGCTCTACGTTCAGCAGGCCAGGCCAAGAGTCGCCGAGGAACTCGGCATCACGCCGAAGGAGTTGGCGGGGCTGCACCGCCGTTTCGAGGTCGTGCCGGGAGCTCAGGCCCAGGTCGACTGGGGCGACGAGGGCAAGATCCTCGCCCACATGGGCATCCCCAAGGTCTACTCGTTTCACATGGTGCTGTCGTACTCGCGCGACCCGTTCTGCTGCTTTACCACTGGCCAGGACCTGCAGACCTTCTTCGACTGCCACCGGCGGGCGTTTGCGCACTTCGGCGGGGTGCCGATGACGATCGTCTACGACCGGACCAAGACCGTCGTGCGCCGGCACGTCGCACCGGGCGAGGCGGTTCCGCTGCATCCGGAAGCGGTCGGCTTCGCCGGTCATTACGACTTCGACATCGACGTCCTGGCCGCCTACCGGCCCACGGGCAAAGGCCGGGTCGAGCGTCAGGTTCTCATCGTCCGTGACCATGTCCTGTCCGGGCGCGCGTTTTCCTCGCTGGGGGAGATGGATTCCGCGTTCGCCGCCTGGGTGCCCCGGCGGCGGGATCAGATCCACAAGACGCACCGGGAAGTCATCGGGATCCGGGCCGCCCGCGACCACGCGGCCCTCAAACCGCTGCCGCCCACCCCTTATCTGGTGGCCGAGCGTCATCTGCGGCCGGTCGGCAAGGACTGTCTGGTTGCCTTCGCAGGGAACCTCTACTCGGTGCCCGCCCGCAGGGTCCGCCCTCGCCAGCTCGTCGAGATCCGAGCGACAAAGTCCCAGGTCATGCTGCACTCGACCGTCGCCGATGCCAGCGGCGAGACCTTGCTGTCCACCCATCCCCGGGCGGTCGGCCGCGGCGCTGTCGTCAAGGACGACGAGCACTGGGACGGTCTGCCCACCGGCAAGAACCGCCGCACCACGACGGGCGACGTGACACCACCAGTGCGACGCGAGCCGCCCGCGGGCGGCCAAGTCGGGCCGCTGCAGACTCTGTTGAACCGGGCCGCGGCCGCCCGTGTCGAGGTCGGACGGCGGCCTCTCTCGGTCTATGACGAACTGACCGGCACCCGGCCCTTCACCACCAACTCCCCGACGAAGGAGTCCTCTTGA
- the istB gene encoding IS21-like element helper ATPase IstB, with product MSELTGNRIRTTAGKLGLPHLAETINEYTRRADEAKMGYLDFLDLVLSEELAVRDDRRFRQGLRLSRLPHHKTLDEYDFSFQPELDPRKVKDLASLSFVDGKANAALLGPPGVGKTHIAVALAVAACRAGYSIYFTSLDDMVRNLKAAELAGRLVNKLGTYLRPSVLVVDEVGYQPLERAEANLVFQVISKRYEKGSIILTSNKTFSEWGQVFGDEVLATAILDRLLHHCEVIAINGPSYRLKNRLQAIERETEVA from the coding sequence TTGAGCGAGCTGACCGGCAACCGCATCCGCACCACGGCCGGCAAGCTCGGCCTGCCCCACCTGGCGGAGACCATCAACGAGTACACCCGCCGAGCCGACGAGGCGAAGATGGGCTACCTCGACTTCCTCGACCTGGTCCTGTCCGAAGAGCTCGCCGTCCGCGACGACCGCCGCTTCCGCCAGGGCCTGCGGCTGTCCAGGCTGCCGCACCACAAGACGCTGGACGAATACGACTTCTCGTTCCAGCCCGAGCTCGACCCGCGCAAAGTCAAAGACCTCGCCAGCCTCTCCTTCGTCGACGGCAAGGCGAACGCCGCCCTGCTCGGGCCGCCCGGGGTCGGAAAGACACATATCGCCGTCGCCCTCGCGGTCGCGGCCTGCCGGGCCGGCTACTCGATCTACTTCACCAGTCTCGATGACATGGTCCGCAATCTGAAGGCCGCCGAGTTGGCCGGACGGCTGGTCAACAAACTCGGCACCTACCTGCGGCCGAGCGTCCTCGTGGTCGACGAAGTGGGCTACCAGCCCCTCGAACGCGCCGAGGCGAACCTGGTCTTCCAGGTCATCTCCAAGCGTTACGAGAAGGGCTCCATCATCCTGACCTCGAACAAGACCTTCAGCGAATGGGGCCAGGTCTTCGGCGACGAGGTCTTGGCCACCGCCATCCTCGACCGCCTACTGCACCACTGCGAAGTGATCGCGATCAACGGTCCAAGCTACCGGCTCAAGAACCGCCTCCAGGCCATCGAGCGAGAGACGGAAGTGGCCTGA
- a CDS encoding ISAs1 family transposase encodes MLEKLGPLDADRIADLGPYLESVPDPRSRRGRWYSLTAILLMCACAAVCGAKSIDELAEFGERATNSLLASLGVRRHLLGWRRSPKPVTRGRVLQALDGDALDQAVGAYLADRHRITASADMPETRSRQIIAVDGKALKGSARLAAPRRHLLSAVTHDRVATIAQVEVGAKTNEVRHFKPLLAPLDLADTVVTFDALHSVKANISPARSKPALSPTTSAASLSPTPTSPSGSTAAASPPAGPKPARTSTRSPASPPIKPAPSTSPPCRRTVFSPQPRTGERPQLSGHFRLSLDGLEAVLEPVAWTVDRDHFAVVQ; translated from the coding sequence GTGCTGGAGAAGCTGGGGCCGCTGGATGCGGACCGGATCGCTGACCTGGGCCCCTACCTCGAATCGGTTCCGGATCCACGCTCACGCCGGGGCCGGTGGTACTCGCTGACGGCGATCTTGCTGATGTGTGCTTGCGCGGCCGTCTGCGGTGCGAAGAGCATCGATGAACTCGCCGAGTTCGGCGAGCGGGCCACGAACTCGCTGCTGGCATCCCTCGGGGTACGCCGTCACCTGCTCGGCTGGCGGCGCAGCCCCAAGCCGGTCACTCGCGGACGCGTCCTTCAGGCACTTGACGGCGACGCCCTGGACCAGGCTGTGGGCGCCTACCTGGCCGACCGGCACCGCATCACCGCGTCCGCGGACATGCCCGAGACCCGATCGCGGCAGATCATCGCCGTGGACGGCAAGGCCCTCAAGGGCTCAGCCCGCCTGGCCGCGCCGCGGCGCCACCTGCTCTCGGCGGTCACCCACGACCGCGTCGCCACGATTGCCCAGGTCGAAGTCGGTGCAAAGACCAACGAAGTGCGCCACTTCAAACCCCTGCTGGCACCGCTCGACCTCGCCGACACCGTCGTCACCTTCGATGCCCTCCACTCGGTGAAGGCCAACATCAGTCCCGCTCGATCAAAACCTGCGCTATCGCCGACAACCTCGGCGGCATCGCTTTCCCCCACGCCCACCTCGCCATCCGGGTCCACCGCCGCCGCAAGCCCACCGGCCGGCCCGAAACCCGCGAGAACGTCTACGCGGTCACCAGCCTCGCCGCCCATCAAACCCGCCCCATCGACCTCGCCGCCGTGTCGGCGTACGGTCTTTTCTCCCCAGCCGCGTACGGGCGAACGTCCCCAGCTGTCAGGCCACTTCCGTCTCTCGCTCGATGGCCTGGAGGCGGTTCTTGAGCCGGTAGCTTGGACCGTTGATCGCGATCACTTCGCAGTGGTGCAGTAG
- a CDS encoding methyltransferase produces the protein MAADIAANDDLTLDAAKGRMLEFQNGLRLAHLLYSVAELGVADQLVAGPLPVDEIAKRVDAHPGTLYRAMRAIASRGVFTEVAPNTFALNTMAETLRSDIPGSLRDHFRYEGQPALQQAYAALGHSIRTGQSAFEYVHGTDLFSYLTARPELGEVFNSAMGEIVSHLQSVAVAAYDLSGIRQIVDIGGGHGYLVARILQRYPEMRGVVFDLPEVAPGAIEVLTESGVIDRSETVGGDYLSSVPAGADAYVISHVVHQLSDAEAITVLKNIREVMDPAGRVVILDPVIPEGDVPHPGKFLDIVMLALTPGRERTEAEFVSLFQAAGLRHVETVALSAPSSVIVAMAD, from the coding sequence ATGGCTGCCGATATTGCCGCCAACGACGATCTGACTCTGGATGCTGCGAAGGGACGCATGCTGGAGTTTCAGAACGGCCTGAGGCTGGCGCATCTGCTGTACAGCGTGGCGGAGTTGGGCGTGGCCGATCAACTTGTCGCAGGTCCGCTGCCGGTTGACGAAATCGCCAAACGTGTTGACGCACATCCGGGCACCCTGTATCGCGCGATGCGGGCCATCGCCAGCCGGGGGGTGTTCACCGAGGTGGCCCCGAACACCTTCGCGCTCAACACCATGGCCGAGACATTGCGCTCAGACATACCGGGTTCGCTGCGGGATCATTTCCGGTATGAGGGACAGCCGGCGTTGCAACAGGCGTACGCTGCGCTCGGACACAGCATCCGGACCGGACAGAGCGCTTTCGAGTACGTGCACGGTACCGACCTGTTCTCGTATCTGACGGCTCGTCCGGAGCTGGGCGAGGTGTTCAACAGCGCGATGGGTGAGATCGTCAGCCACCTCCAGAGTGTCGCGGTCGCGGCCTACGACCTGTCCGGAATTCGGCAGATCGTGGATATCGGTGGCGGACATGGCTACCTGGTGGCTCGGATACTCCAGCGCTACCCGGAAATGCGCGGTGTGGTGTTCGACCTGCCCGAGGTCGCGCCGGGAGCCATCGAGGTACTCACCGAATCCGGTGTCATCGACCGCAGCGAGACGGTCGGCGGTGATTACCTGAGCTCTGTGCCCGCCGGGGCTGATGCCTACGTGATTTCCCATGTGGTGCACCAGCTGAGCGATGCAGAGGCGATTACCGTCCTGAAGAACATCCGCGAGGTCATGGACCCCGCCGGCCGGGTCGTCATCCTCGATCCGGTGATTCCGGAGGGTGATGTCCCGCATCCCGGGAAGTTCCTGGACATCGTGATGCTGGCACTCACCCCGGGACGGGAACGCACTGAGGCCGAGTTCGTCAGCCTGTTTCAGGCGGCTGGGCTGCGCCACGTGGAAACGGTGGCGCTTTCCGCACCGTCAAGCGTCATCGTAGCAATGGCCGATTGA
- a CDS encoding TetR/AcrR family transcriptional regulator — protein sequence MGQRNQSATRGRPRSEAVERAIVESVLRLLEEGVPLSELSIERIARHASVGKATIYRRWKGKEELFADVLGAVGEPEPPLPGTSIREDLVITFEAIRRRGLVKRTSALLHGLLAQAKSYPKLWDLYYDTVVEAQRRRILEVLARGTDAGELRDDLDPDLMVDLLCGPILSRVILQNDAPLPDGLAETIADAVLEGLRPRP from the coding sequence ATGGGCCAGCGCAATCAGTCAGCGACACGGGGCAGGCCCCGAAGCGAGGCCGTGGAGCGGGCCATCGTCGAGAGCGTTCTGCGTCTCTTAGAGGAGGGCGTTCCGCTCTCCGAGCTGTCCATCGAGCGCATCGCCCGGCACGCGAGCGTCGGCAAGGCCACCATCTACCGGCGTTGGAAAGGGAAGGAAGAGCTGTTCGCCGACGTACTCGGTGCGGTGGGCGAGCCCGAGCCGCCGCTGCCCGGCACGTCGATCCGTGAGGACCTGGTGATCACGTTCGAGGCGATTCGCAGGCGCGGCCTGGTCAAGCGCACATCGGCCCTGTTGCACGGCCTGCTCGCCCAGGCCAAGAGCTATCCGAAGCTCTGGGATCTCTATTACGACACGGTGGTGGAGGCCCAGCGCCGCCGGATCCTCGAGGTCCTCGCCCGCGGCACCGACGCCGGCGAACTGCGCGATGACCTCGACCCCGACCTCATGGTCGATCTGCTCTGCGGGCCCATTCTGTCCCGCGTCATCCTGCAGAACGACGCCCCGCTGCCCGACGGACTCGCCGAGACCATCGCCGACGCAGTACTGGAGGGGCTGCGTCCGCGCCCATGA
- a CDS encoding Lrp/AsnC family transcriptional regulator: MLDDLDRALIHALHINGRASFTQIANVLAVSTQTVSRRYDRLREHAALRVVGLPDPHLTGHEQWLLRLTAAPETALDLAHALVRRQDTSWVYLTGGGTEIVAVLETPLGMAHGHSLLLHELPPSIGLTAVSAHHLLHTYVGWRTPWRMSANALKPRQQRLFGGTQLTGHNEPPPLERYEQVKLSPADHALLKALRHDGRTSVADLAATTGWSPATVSRRLDSLRDCGAIFFDVEIDPALLGGSTRVLLWMAVAPAHLDEVAKTLAHHDELAFVAHTTGPTNLVAHALCRDSAALYHYLTHGLGAVKAIRTLETAPVLRTLKAVGTTASTPRSSRHG; encoded by the coding sequence ATGCTCGACGACCTCGATCGTGCCTTGATCCATGCGCTGCACATCAACGGACGCGCCTCCTTCACGCAGATAGCCAACGTGCTCGCGGTTTCCACGCAGACGGTCTCCCGTCGTTACGACAGGCTGCGCGAGCACGCTGCACTCCGAGTCGTCGGGCTGCCCGACCCTCACCTGACGGGCCACGAGCAGTGGCTGCTGCGGCTGACCGCCGCGCCCGAGACCGCGCTGGATCTCGCCCACGCCCTGGTCCGGCGCCAGGACACATCATGGGTCTACCTCACCGGTGGCGGCACGGAGATCGTCGCAGTGCTCGAAACCCCGCTCGGCATGGCACACGGCCACTCCCTGCTCCTGCACGAACTGCCCCCCAGCATCGGACTCACCGCTGTATCCGCCCACCATCTGCTGCACACCTATGTCGGCTGGCGTACGCCCTGGCGCATGAGCGCCAACGCCCTCAAACCACGACAACAACGCCTATTTGGAGGGACACAACTCACTGGTCACAACGAGCCCCCACCATTGGAGCGGTACGAACAGGTGAAGCTCTCCCCTGCGGACCACGCCTTGCTGAAGGCCCTGCGACACGACGGCCGAACCAGCGTCGCTGACCTCGCAGCCACCACAGGCTGGTCGCCCGCGACAGTGTCCCGCCGGCTGGACAGCCTCCGCGACTGCGGCGCGATCTTCTTCGATGTGGAGATCGACCCCGCACTCCTGGGAGGCAGCACCAGGGTCCTGCTGTGGATGGCAGTAGCTCCCGCCCATCTCGATGAGGTGGCCAAAACGTTGGCCCATCATGACGAACTCGCCTTTGTAGCCCACACCACGGGCCCCACCAACCTCGTAGCTCACGCCCTGTGCAGGGACAGCGCAGCGCTGTACCACTACCTCACCCACGGCCTGGGCGCCGTGAAGGCAATCCGCACCCTGGAGACAGCGCCTGTCCTGCGAACCCTCAAAGCCGTGGGCACAACCGCTTCCACGCCCAGGTCATCCCGCCACGGGTAA
- a CDS encoding aldehyde dehydrogenase family protein, which produces MANPHTDALQLDALGPQGQFRARNRMPVHDVAGQEVAELSLVPSLFVDRTMKALHRASTPPVDDRIGMIGRAAELFSTATLGDQSVEEYEYQVSRVGGIPISVVRATTRVIAARMKKAHYSVEHARPTGAVMRWDDPLTRTGRAVWARRGSVFAVHAAGNHPGPHSLWPEALALGYRVAVRPSRREPFTPHRLVTALRSAGFGNDQVALLPTDHATADTLLRGADLGLVYGGDDVVRKYAADPSILPQGPGRSKILLTEEMDWRSHLDTIVDSVSGKGGTGCVNTTAVFVEGDPTALCEALAERLSSVPSRPPEDPESVFPVQPLATAKAFEAHLLNKASGAKPWLGGDGIIAELGDGSAVLRPAVHQLDRPDAPQASVELPFPCVWVAPWTREAGIAPLRNSLVLTAITHDAGLVEQLVQEPSISNVYIGDHRTYWMESGMPHDGYLAEFLMRCKSVIRD; this is translated from the coding sequence ATGGCGAACCCCCACACCGATGCGCTGCAGCTCGACGCCCTCGGGCCTCAAGGCCAGTTCAGGGCCCGCAACCGCATGCCCGTCCACGATGTCGCGGGCCAGGAGGTCGCCGAACTGAGCCTGGTGCCTTCCCTGTTCGTCGACCGCACGATGAAGGCCCTGCACCGGGCCTCCACTCCCCCCGTCGACGACCGGATCGGGATGATCGGCCGTGCCGCCGAGCTCTTCTCGACCGCCACGCTGGGTGACCAGTCGGTCGAGGAGTACGAGTACCAGGTCAGTCGGGTCGGGGGGATACCGATCTCCGTGGTGCGGGCGACCACCCGAGTCATCGCCGCCCGGATGAAGAAGGCCCACTACAGCGTGGAACACGCCCGTCCGACCGGAGCGGTGATGCGATGGGACGACCCGCTGACCCGCACCGGCCGTGCGGTGTGGGCACGGCGCGGGAGCGTCTTCGCCGTGCACGCGGCCGGCAACCACCCCGGGCCGCACAGCCTCTGGCCGGAGGCGCTCGCGCTGGGCTACCGCGTCGCGGTCCGGCCCTCCCGGCGCGAGCCGTTCACCCCGCACCGACTGGTCACCGCACTGCGCAGCGCCGGCTTCGGCAACGACCAGGTGGCACTGCTGCCCACCGACCACGCCACCGCGGACACCTTGCTGCGGGGCGCCGACCTGGGGCTGGTCTACGGCGGCGACGACGTGGTGCGCAAGTACGCCGCAGACCCGTCGATCCTCCCGCAGGGCCCGGGCCGGTCGAAGATTCTCCTTACCGAGGAGATGGATTGGCGCAGCCATCTCGACACGATCGTTGACTCGGTGAGCGGCAAGGGCGGCACCGGCTGCGTCAACACGACAGCCGTATTTGTTGAGGGCGACCCGACCGCGCTCTGCGAGGCGCTCGCCGAGCGCCTTTCATCGGTCCCCAGCCGGCCTCCCGAAGATCCCGAGTCGGTCTTCCCCGTCCAACCGCTCGCGACAGCCAAGGCGTTCGAGGCACACCTACTCAACAAAGCGTCGGGAGCCAAGCCGTGGCTCGGCGGCGACGGCATCATCGCCGAACTGGGCGACGGCAGCGCCGTACTTCGCCCCGCCGTCCACCAGCTGGACCGGCCCGATGCGCCACAGGCTTCCGTCGAGCTCCCCTTCCCTTGCGTATGGGTCGCTCCGTGGACACGTGAGGCAGGCATCGCGCCGCTGAGGAACAGCCTCGTCCTGACAGCTATCACACACGATGCCGGGCTTGTGGAACAGCTGGTGCAAGAACCGTCCATCAGCAACGTATACATAGGAGATCACCGAACATACTGGATGGAGTCCGGCATGCCACACGACGGCTATCTCGCCGAGTTCCTGATGCGCTGCAAGTCAGTGATCAGGGACTGA
- a CDS encoding phenazine antibiotic biosynthesis protein, whose product MPRAITQVLDLPLDVRPEPDELVQAAMEWHFNPDTGSRFWLERAKTLPFDPRSDVRTHEDLKLFPNVAAELRDVRAEDLIPRGYGQRPDVIGVFESGGTTGAPKRVVLLQDWLQRMVHWSNTNLDAHGFPAGANWLGLVPTGPHIVGEYFRRSATSHGRRGFTIDLDPRWVKKLISGGRSADADAYAEHLIDQAAFVLRTQDIGVLTITPPLLERIARRDDLAELVNEKVRAVRWGGTQLDPDSRYLYKTEVFPKTVLCGNYGSTMILGFAGERPDLPEDAGCVFDSYSPYVTFSVVDPETLRPVAYGDRGRVLVHHVSKSFFLPNNLERDVATRIEPLAGQIGDAVADIAPVATFENEAVIEGVY is encoded by the coding sequence GTGCCGCGAGCCATCACACAGGTCCTCGACCTCCCGCTCGATGTCCGTCCCGAGCCGGACGAACTGGTCCAGGCCGCCATGGAGTGGCACTTCAATCCCGATACCGGCTCCCGGTTCTGGCTGGAGCGTGCCAAGACCCTGCCCTTCGATCCCCGCAGTGACGTCCGCACCCACGAAGATCTGAAGCTCTTCCCCAACGTAGCGGCCGAACTGCGCGACGTCCGCGCCGAGGACCTGATCCCGCGAGGTTACGGCCAACGCCCTGACGTCATCGGGGTGTTCGAGAGCGGCGGTACCACGGGAGCGCCCAAGCGAGTCGTCCTGCTCCAGGACTGGCTACAGCGCATGGTCCACTGGAGCAACACCAACCTCGATGCCCACGGCTTCCCTGCCGGCGCCAACTGGCTCGGCCTCGTCCCGACAGGCCCGCATATCGTCGGCGAGTACTTCCGCAGGTCCGCGACCAGCCACGGCCGCCGCGGATTCACCATCGATCTCGACCCTCGATGGGTGAAGAAGCTGATCTCCGGCGGACGGAGCGCCGATGCCGATGCCTACGCCGAACACCTCATCGACCAGGCCGCGTTCGTGCTGCGCACCCAGGACATAGGCGTTCTGACCATCACGCCCCCACTGCTGGAGCGCATCGCACGGCGGGACGACCTGGCCGAGCTGGTCAACGAGAAGGTCCGGGCCGTCCGCTGGGGAGGCACTCAGCTGGATCCCGACTCCCGTTACCTCTACAAGACCGAGGTCTTCCCCAAGACGGTCCTGTGCGGCAACTACGGCAGCACCATGATCCTGGGGTTCGCCGGTGAGCGCCCGGACCTCCCGGAGGACGCAGGCTGTGTCTTCGACTCCTACAGCCCCTACGTGACATTTTCGGTCGTCGATCCGGAAACGCTCCGACCGGTCGCATACGGCGATCGCGGCCGCGTCCTGGTCCACCACGTCAGCAAGTCGTTCTTCCTGCCCAACAACCTGGAACGGGATGTGGCAACCCGGATCGAGCCCCTGGCCGGACAGATCGGCGACGCGGTGGCGGACATCGCTCCGGTGGCGACCTTCGAGAACGAAGCCGTGATCGAAGGAGTCTACTAA
- a CDS encoding MDR family NADP-dependent oxidoreductase: protein MAALPATQREVRLLAKPDGLPRLEHFTLVETPLASPGEGEVLIRNRFFQVFATLRLLIAAVTQDTPFPVLQPGDPLVGAAIGEVVRAPEGSALQPGDLVSHGLGWREYAVVPTGECARLDDEALPDPIAHLQRGWTAYAALTRGIELHPGDTVFVSAGGSGIGAMAGLIAKRLGAGRVIASTSSREKADRLVNELGYDEAVIRGAAPLTEQLAKAAPGGIDVFFDNVGGEQLQAAVEAARPGARFILIGALSGQLSEYGTGTEAPVQLDSMPLIRKRIVMRGFSSDDFDGEEEWTERFGAWLRAGDMVFPHARIKGLEHAPQALLDVIDGRHVGAVIVEL from the coding sequence ATGGCAGCCCTGCCCGCTACCCAGCGAGAAGTCCGCCTCCTTGCCAAGCCCGACGGGCTTCCACGGCTGGAGCACTTCACTCTCGTCGAGACACCCCTGGCCTCACCGGGGGAAGGCGAAGTACTGATCCGCAATCGCTTCTTCCAAGTCTTCGCCACGCTGCGCCTGCTCATCGCGGCTGTCACGCAAGACACACCGTTCCCCGTACTTCAGCCCGGTGACCCCCTGGTCGGGGCGGCGATCGGTGAGGTCGTCCGCGCTCCGGAGGGCAGCGCGCTACAGCCCGGCGACCTGGTCTCGCACGGGCTGGGCTGGCGCGAGTATGCCGTCGTACCTACCGGCGAGTGTGCGCGCCTGGACGACGAGGCGCTCCCCGACCCGATCGCTCACCTTCAGCGGGGGTGGACGGCCTATGCAGCGTTGACGCGAGGGATCGAACTCCACCCCGGGGACACGGTGTTCGTCTCAGCGGGCGGCAGCGGGATCGGCGCGATGGCTGGGCTGATCGCCAAGCGGCTGGGCGCCGGCCGTGTCATCGCCAGCACCAGCTCCCGGGAGAAGGCCGACCGTCTCGTGAACGAACTCGGTTACGACGAGGCCGTCATCCGCGGTGCCGCACCCCTCACCGAACAGCTTGCGAAGGCCGCACCGGGCGGCATCGACGTCTTCTTCGACAACGTCGGAGGCGAACAGCTCCAGGCCGCTGTGGAGGCGGCACGTCCGGGCGCCAGGTTCATCCTGATCGGTGCTCTGTCCGGACAGCTCTCCGAGTACGGCACAGGAACCGAAGCCCCCGTCCAGCTGGACTCCATGCCCCTCATCCGCAAGCGGATCGTGATGCGTGGCTTCAGCTCGGACGACTTCGACGGCGAGGAGGAGTGGACCGAGAGGTTCGGTGCGTGGCTTCGAGCGGGGGACATGGTCTTCCCCCACGCTCGGATCAAGGGCCTCGAACATGCTCCTCAGGCTCTGTTGGATGTGATCGACGGGCGGCACGTCGGTGCCGTCATCGTCGAGCTGTAG